The segment ATAAAGCCACTTATTTCTGCTTTTATAATGACATTGGGAGTTATTTATTCTTACAAATTATTCTTCAACACGTTGAATAGCAATACAATGGCCACTATATTATCTATAGTAATAGGAATAATTATTTATATATTATTACTACCTATAATAGGAGCAATAACTAGAGAAGACTTTGAATTTATGCCTCAAGGGGATAAACTATTGAAATTATTTAATTCTATCGGATTGCTTAAAAAATGAAAGCTATAAAAACGCACAGACTGGAAAAGCCTGTGCGTTTTTATTATACTATCTCATATTCAATTCCTTTTTGCTCTTTTAAATCCACCAAATATAAATCGTTTTTGTCGGTATCCTTTTCAAATATAACCATAACCCTGCTCACTTTGTCCACAGGAATAGGAGCAAAGTGCCAAACGCCTTTACCCAAAACAGCAACCGTTCCCTGTTTTACCCTTACGGCAGAGAGTTTATCCAAATCCGGCTCTTCTTTTTCGTTATCCGCCTCTACAAGAGCAAGTATTACATCTCCTTCTAATACTACTAAGGTCTCTGATGTGTTTAAATGACGTTCAAATTTGCTCACAGTCTTTTTGTCTTGGGGAAAACACTCTAAAAAACCATAAAAAACATTGTCGGGCAATTGATAGTTTATCACATCCCTCCACCAATTAAAGGTGTCGTCACCGCCATCCGGTTCCCTTTCAGGCTTCTCCAGTAAAAAGCCAAATCTCTTAAAATTCTCCGGGGTAGCATCAATTACATTCAAATTATAGCTCATCCTCTTTCCTCCTCCTTTAAAGTTATCTTGAATTTATTATATCAGAAACATAACTCTCATATTAAGAACATATTTCCGTGTCTTGGCCCCTTGCTCTTCACGCACCCTATTGCATTC is part of the Clostridia bacterium genome and harbors:
- a CDS encoding ureidoglycolate lyase; the protein is MSYNLNVIDATPENFKRFGFLLEKPEREPDGGDDTFNWWRDVINYQLPDNVFYGFLECFPQDKKTVSKFERHLNTSETLVVLEGDVILALVEADNEKEEPDLDKLSAVRVKQGTVAVLGKGVWHFAPIPVDKVSRVMVIFEKDTDKNDLYLVDLKEQKGIEYEIV